A section of the Gloeocapsa sp. DLM2.Bin57 genome encodes:
- a CDS encoding thioredoxin family protein has protein sequence MKVEILGIGCKKCHELEANAKEALQKANLVAEVDHITDTMEIVKRGIMKTPALTIDGKVVSQGKVLNSEEIQELLTT, from the coding sequence ATGAAAGTAGAGATTCTCGGTATAGGTTGTAAAAAATGTCACGAATTAGAAGCCAATGCTAAAGAAGCTTTGCAAAAGGCTAATTTAGTAGCTGAAGTTGACCACATTACTGACACGATGGAAATTGTCAAACGAGGAATAATGAAAACCCCCGCTCTAACTATTGATGGTAAAGTAGTCAGTCAAGGTAAAGTGCTAAATTCCGAAGAGATTCAAGAGTTATTAACTACTTAA
- a CDS encoding MFS transporter, whose product MSDSAKHLPQSGSSNLTFIVLIAGTAALGGFLFGFDTAVINGAVAALQNHFQSNPLLTGLSVSLALIGSAVGALIAGSLADRFGRVKIMVLAATMFLVSALGSGLPLTIWDFIFWRVLGGVGVGVASVIAPAYIAEVAPAKLRGRLGSLQQLAIVVGIFVALLSNFVIASLAGSAQNPWLFNLTAWRWMFWSEMIPAAIYGIAALRIPESPRYLIAQGRDQEAAAVLQKIEGANAWDTVAKIKETISQEHKPSFGDLIVRNNLLPIVWLGIGLSVLQQFVGINVIFYYSSILWRAVGFSESNSLLITVITGLVNIITTLIAIATIDRFGRKPLLLLGSIGMFFTLGTLATVFANAPINPATGEPSLTGAGGIVALLAANLYVFCFGFSWGPVVWVLLGEMFNNKIRAAALSVAAGMQWVANFVVSTTFPPLLKTLGLGAAYGLYTTAAAISIFFVLFLVKETKGKTLEQMQ is encoded by the coding sequence ATGAGCGATTCAGCAAAACATTTACCTCAATCGGGTTCAAGTAATTTGACCTTTATTGTCTTGATTGCAGGTACAGCAGCTCTAGGAGGCTTTTTATTCGGATTTGATACCGCAGTCATTAACGGTGCAGTAGCTGCTTTACAGAATCACTTTCAAAGTAACCCTTTATTAACAGGGTTATCGGTATCCCTAGCTTTAATCGGTTCAGCTGTAGGAGCGTTAATCGCAGGTTCTCTAGCCGATCGCTTTGGACGTGTGAAAATAATGGTTCTAGCAGCCACGATGTTTCTAGTGAGTGCTCTAGGTTCAGGTTTACCCTTGACAATCTGGGATTTTATCTTCTGGAGAGTTTTAGGAGGTGTAGGAGTAGGTGTAGCTAGTGTGATTGCTCCTGCTTATATCGCTGAGGTAGCACCTGCTAAATTACGAGGACGTTTAGGCTCTCTACAACAATTGGCGATCGTGGTGGGGATTTTTGTCGCCCTGTTGAGTAACTTTGTCATCGCTTCTTTAGCTGGTTCAGCCCAAAACCCCTGGTTATTCAATCTCACCGCTTGGCGCTGGATGTTTTGGTCAGAAATGATTCCTGCTGCCATTTATGGTATAGCTGCTCTGCGTATTCCTGAATCACCCCGTTATTTAATCGCCCAAGGGAGAGATCAAGAAGCAGCTGCTGTATTACAAAAGATAGAAGGTGCAAACGCTTGGGATACCGTTGCTAAAATTAAAGAGACCATATCTCAAGAACATAAACCTAGTTTCGGCGATCTCATCGTGAGAAACAATCTCTTACCAATCGTTTGGCTGGGTATTGGTTTATCAGTCTTACAACAATTTGTGGGTATTAACGTCATTTTCTACTACAGTAGCATTCTCTGGCGCGCTGTTGGCTTCAGTGAAAGTAACTCACTCTTGATTACCGTGATTACTGGTTTAGTCAATATTATCACTACCTTAATCGCGATCGCTACTATTGACCGTTTTGGACGTAAACCCTTGTTATTATTGGGTTCAATTGGGATGTTTTTCACCCTAGGTACTTTAGCGACAGTTTTTGCTAATGCACCAATCAATCCCGCTACCGGTGAGCCTAGTTTAACTGGTGCAGGTGGAATAGTAGCCCTTTTAGCTGCTAATCTTTACGTCTTTTGTTTCGGTTTCTCTTGGGGTCCTGTGGTTTGGGTGTTACTAGGGGAAATGTTTAATAATAAAATCAGAGCCGCTGCTTTGTCTGTAGCTGCAGGTATGCAGTGGGTTGCTAATTTTGTCGTTTCTACCACTTTCCCACCTCTGTTAAAAACTTTAGGATTAGGAGCAGCTTATGGGTTATATACAACCGCTGCTGCTATTTCTATTTTCTTTGTGCTATTTTTAGTCAAGGAGACTAAGGGTAAGACTCTCGAACAAATGCAGTAA